CCTCATGAACCTTGTGATATTTGCATCAGATGCTCTCTTCtccttttttatatatatattttttttaatccccTGATCACATACACCCTTCTTCTGGACATGCCCCAAATGCTCGAGGCGAACAGAAAGCCTTTAATTAGGAATAGACTCAcctcttaaataaaatatatgttcACCAAACAAATACAAGTTGAACAACAAATATTCATGTGATATTCAAAGAAAGGGAGTTGTGTTTACAATGATAATATTCATAGTGGGAGAAAGATGACAAAAGTTTGGGAAAGAAAAGGCTAGAAGCTGATGACGCACGAACAAAGTGACACCCTTTCGGTGTTAATGCTAGCCATTCATGCCCAAGATCTCGAAGCCTGTTAATCACTTGCAACTTTTCCACATGAAGATCCCCTCCATTCTGAGGACTCGCTTTTCTTACTTCAATCTCATTTTGCCTCATGTCTCAACATTAGTCCTTACTCCTTTGTTCAACTTTGGTTGTTTCAAAGTGGGCCGATCTTTCGAGTTTTCGGCTCACGGGTTTGCTCTAATTTTTGCCTAGGTCGCCTTTTCAGGTTTTCAACCTAACGagctctttttttcattttttttattcattcattttttcCATTTCTTTGTATTCTCTTTTTTCATTCATAGGCTGCAACTGACTGTTCAACCTATCTGACCGGCTCTAAGCGTAATACTTCTTGACCGAGTCAGAATTGACAGGATGCGGGAGTTCATCGCCATCCATATTAGTAAGAATTAAGGCACCTCCTGAGAATGCCTTCTTCACAACATAAGGACCTTCATAATTCGGAGTCCACTTTCCTCGTGAATCCTTATGAATTGGTAGAATCTTTTTAAGCACCAAGTCCCCTTCTTGAAGTTCTCGCGGGCGTACTCTCTTGTCAAAGGCCTTTTTCATTCGTTTCTGGTATAACTGACCATGGCACAACGCATtcaacctttttccttcaataAGATTCAGTTGTTCAAAGCGAGCTTGGATCCATTCAGCCTCTTCTAACTCGGCTTCTTTTATCACTCTCAATGATGGGATCTCTACTTCAAATGGGAGGACCGCCTCCATACCATACACCAAGGAAAAAGGGGTAGCACCAGTGGAAGTTCGCACAGAAGTGCGGTAGCCATGCAAGGCGAAAGGGAGCATATCATGCCAATCTTTATAAGTTACGACCATCTTTTGAACGATCTTCTTGATGTTCTTATTAGCCGCCTCGACCGCCCCATTCATCTTTGGACGATACGGAGTCGAATTATGGTGCTGGATTTTGAAATCATCACACAACTCTTTCATCATCTTGTTGTTCAGGTTAGTTCCATTATCTGTGATAATCTTGCTTGGGAGACCATATCGACAAATCAGCTCCTTTTTAATGAATCTCACCACCACATTCTTTGTCACACTTGCATAAGACGAGGCTTCCACCCATTTGGTGAAATAGTCAATCGCCACCAAGATGAAGCGGTGCCCATTTGATGCCTTTGGTTCGATGGGTCCAATCACATCTATTCCCCACATTGAGAATGGCCAAGGTGTCGTCATAACATTCAGAGACACTGGGGAAGCATTGATATTATCAGCGTACACTTGACACTTGTAGCATTTCTTTACGTGATTACAACAGTCTGTTTCCATGGTGAGCCAGTAATATCCTGCTCTTAAGATTTTCTTTGCCATTGTATGCCCATTCATATGGGTCCCAAAGGAACCTTCATGGATTTCGTCGATGATTCTTTGTGCTTCAGTTGCATCCACACATCGAAGGAGTACGAGGTCCAAGTTTTTCTTATAGAGGACATCCCCGTTCAGAAAGAAACTGGTGGCCAGTCTCCTCAGGGTCCTTTTATCATTTTCAGTAGCAACTGATGGGTACTCTTTGCACTTGATGTACTTCTTGATGTCATAATACCATGGTTTCCCGTCAGGCTCCCCTTCCACAACTTGGCAATATGCAGGTTTATCatgattttgagtttttatgAGAGGCATCTCACCATCCTGGCTGACTTCAAACATTGATGACAAAGTTGCCAAAGCGTCTGCCAACTGATTATCTTCTCGAGGGATATGGTGAAGGTTAACCTCATCAAATTCCTCCATCAACTCTCTAATGTAGGATTGGTAAGGGATTAACTTTGCATCTCGCGTTTCCCACTCCCCTTTCAACTGGTGGATTACTAATGCTGAATCCCCATACACCTCTAAGTTTCTTATTTTGGTCTCCAGGGCTGCTTGCAATCCCATTGCACATGCTTCATACTCTGCTATGTTATTTGTACAGTCAAAGCATAACCTGGCCGTGATTGGAATATATTGTTTTTCCGGAGAAATCAATACAGCTCCTATCCCATGTCCAAGCATGTTTGATGCCCCATCAAAAAAGAGGACCCATTTGCCGTCTCTTGAAgtttctccttcttcaaataaTGCCATTATATCCTCATCTGGGAATTCACATTGCATCGACTGGTAATCGTTCAAAGGTTGATGTGCCAGGAAATCTGCGAGTGCACTGCCTTTTACAGACTTCTGAGTGACATACAGAATATCGTATTCTGATAGGAGCATTTGCCATCTTGCAATCCGTCCAGTGAGAGCAGGCTTTTCGAATATGTATTTAATTGGATCCATTTTGGAGACCAACCAAGTTGTGTGACTCAACATATACTGTCTCAATCGCCGAGCGGCCCAAGCCAAAGCACAACAAGTTCGTTCTAACAATGAATACCTGGCTTCACAGTCAGTGAACTTTTTACTCAAATAGTAGATGGCTTGTTCCTTCCTTCCAGACTCATCATGTTGCCCCAGGACACACCCCATGGACCCCTCCAGGACTGTTAGATATATTATAAGTGGTCGCCCTGGAACGGGAGGCACCAGTACAGGAGGGTTCTGCAAGTATTGTTTGATCTTTTCAAAAGCACGTTGACAATCATCATTCCACTCCATCGATTGATTCTTACGCATCAATTTAAAGATGGGCTCACATGTGGCAGTGAGCTGGGATATGAACCTAGCAATGTAATTCAGCCTCCCTAAGAAACCGCGAACCTCTTTTTCTGTACGTGGGGCTGGCATCTCCTGGATTGCTCGTACTTTGTCTGGATCAACTTCTATTCCTTTCTGGCTCACTATGAATCCCAACAATTTCCCAGACTTCACTCCGAAGGTGCACTTGGCGGGGTTTAACCGAAGCTTAAACTTTCTCAGTCGTTCGAACAACTTATGCAGATTTGCTATGTGCTCTTCTTCAGTTGTTGACTTTGCAataatatcatccacataaacttCAATCTCTTTGTGCATCAAGTCATGAAACAAGGTGACCATTGCCCTTTGATAGGTTGCCCCagcatttttcaaaccaaatgACATCACCTTATAACAGAAGGTTCCCCATAACGTGATGAATGTCGTTTTTTCCATGTCTTCAGGGGCCATTCGAATCTGATTGTAACCCGAGAAACCATCCATGAATGAGAAGAACGAATGGTGAGCAGTGTTATCTACCAATACATCAATGTGAGGCAGGGGGAAATCGTCTTTGGGGCTGGCTCGATTCAAATCCCTATAATCCACATACATACGAACTTGGCCATTTTTCTTGGGGACTGGGACAATGTTTGCAACCCATTGGGGATACTTCGAGACAGCCAAGAACCCTGCATCAAATTGTTTTTTAACTTCTTCTCTTATTTTCAGCGACATCTCAGGCTTCATGCGCCTCAACTTTTGCTTGACCGGTGAGCATTCAGGTTTCATGGGCAACTTGTGCACTACGATTGCAGGGTCGAGCCCAGGCATGTCCTGGTAAGACCATGCGAAGACATCAACATATTCAAAGAGTAATGAAACTAGTTTGCCACGCGCATCTCCCTTTATACAAGTGCCAATCTTGACCTCCTTTTTGTTCTCCTCAGACCCCAAATTGATCACTTCCATTGGCTCCTCATGCGGCTCGATTTTTCTATCCTCTTCATCCACGAGCCTCAAGAGATCGGGGGAGGGCTCCCACTCATCTTCCTCAACTTCATCAGCTTGATTAACGGGACGATCAAAATCATGGGATAAAGGGCTAGCGCTGTCACCGTCAAGAGAATCACTTTCGTACCTGCAATGTCGggaaatgaaagaaagaaagagaagaagagaaatgaATAGAAGGAATCTATGGATGGGCATGGGGTACAAAGATTAAACATACTTGGAAATTCAAAATGCATTTTATTGATAACACATAGATATTTTAAAAGGGTGAGCCCTAATACAAAGGTCTATCCTAAAGCCTTGGGCAGAGCAATAGGAGTGGCATTACAAATTACTTTGAATCTGGGCTAAGGACCACGGGAAGCTCaagaatttcccagttgtcgagTTCTGAGTCAGGCTCACAGGGAAGAACAAGATCAACACGTTCATTTCCAGGTGCTTCTTCTGCAGCCATGGCGACCTGGCTTAAAAAAAGCGAATCCAGCGCTCTGAAAGCTTTTACGGATGTCACAGATAGGGATCCCTTGAGCTAAGGCTTCTCGACCCTCTCGCTTGGCAGCCTTCTTCTCTTTCCTTTCATCCGCAATCCTTTTTTTATCGGCGGGCGTGGGCACATACCCAAGTCCAGAACGGTCTTTGTTGATTGGGATTTCCACCAGATTGGTTCTGCCTTGGCCTTCCTTTCCCAATCCGCAACCGTATTGGTAACCCTTTTCTATCATCATCTTAGCAGCAGGTGATGCCCCAGATAATTCGGTCCTCAGAATCGGTGCTTTTTCCTTCACATAGGTAGCATTAGCTATCTCTAAGGATTGGAAAGAAGCCTCCACAGCTCCCTCAGCAGCCTCTATATAAGGGGCTGTTATTGGCTTGCTTATCAACATGTCTTCCTCAGCGGACACTATGACAAGCTTATCATCAACTATGAACTTGATCTTCTGGTGAAGGGTGGATGGCAAGGCCTTTGCAGGATGCATCCAGGGCCTTCCCAAGAGACAGCTATATGCCGGCACCATATCCATCACTTGGAAAGTCATAATGAAGGTTACTGGCCCGACCAAAACTGGCAAATCAATCTCTCCCAACACTTCTCTTCTCGTACCATCGAAAGCCTTCACAATCATAGGACTAGGCCTCATTTGCAGTCTTCCAGCTGGTAGTCTATCAAATGTCGGCTTTGGCAGCACATTAACAGATGATCCATTATCAACAAGAGCTTTTGCC
This portion of the Lotus japonicus ecotype B-129 chromosome 3, LjGifu_v1.2 genome encodes:
- the LOC130745105 gene encoding uncharacterized protein LOC130745105 codes for the protein MEGLEQSQEELRSEVNQMKEQMEKILEAVQALGRRESTEGIPSSGVGDHVTTPAYPPGFEPQPLIITPQGVMFRSALPHNSNISSQAASQSFMPFYGIPQNYTSTVDPNPLLGFASEIGTNSGNPTANLQNITQPQDHAYTTLEGSTVMTTAPVSHPHHATPAHGQPQTTLHLQASLENPVPPPSVYAHAPHIQTVVEEALTGLTKDASKGQFAMLEESEADLCLVPDIVIPPKFKVPEFDRYKGTTCPKNHLTMYCRKMASYAYDDKLLIHFFQDSLSGAASSWYTQLERSHIRSWKDLADAFLKQYKFNLDMAPDRIHLQNMLKKGNETFKEYAQRWREIAAQVYPPVTDKEMITMFVETLQPPFYDHMVGSVSSNFADMVTVGERVESGMRTGRIAQASGGIPSTRKPTYNGGRKKEGEAHVVGFAGQDRQANNVHYSPRAQPQYQTVANIPPSTTQAPPSAPAHPRQNFRPNQGSWSNTNQRSGERRRFDPMPKTYSELLPHLISNSLVVPTPLRPVEPPYPKWYDPNAKCDYHAGAIGHSTENCWPLKHKVQALIDAKWLTFTEEADPNIKKNPLPNHGEQSTNAIEESLGQEMVENVDEVKTPMGVIFVEMCKYGMISGSLDKKEMCGLHPGSHHLIQDCEEFKLVLQNLMDEKLVQVCRAVNNGDVCAIDEQAPPFRKPLVIPYVKTGPVSTPTIPTPLMIRMPTPFPYKDNKAVSWKYDLEVYPNNSQLKISGRDTPVVTNISGIGRMTRSGRIYGRPEDDKDKPKEAPVSEKGKEKTGGEAANEKIEEIAQESKPVSDEEVCELLKFIKQSEYAVVDQLNRIPAKISLLALLMNSDPHRKALLKVLNEAHVTQDISVGRFEGIVGNITANNFLAYSDAEIPSEGITHNKALYISLKCMDHIMAKALVDNGSSVNVLPKPTFDRLPAGRLQMRPSPMIVKAFDGTRREVLGEIDLPVLVGPVTFIMTFQVMDMVPAYSCLLGRPWMHPAKALPSTLHQKIKFIVDDKLVIVSAEEDMLISKPITAPYIEAAEGAVEASFQSLEIANATYVKEKAPILRTELSGASPAAKMMIEKGYQYGCGLGKEGQGRTNLVEIPINKDRSGLGALDSLFLSQVAMAAEEAPGNERVDLVLPCEPDSELDNWEILELPVVLSPDSKYESDSLDGDSASPLSHDFDRPVNQADEVEEDEWEPSPDLLRLVDEEDRKIEPHEEPMEVINLGSEENKKEVKIGTCIKGDARGKLVSLLFEYVDVFAWSYQDMPGLDPAIVVHKLPMKPECSPVKQKLRRMKPEMSLKIREEVKKQFDAGFLAVSKYPQWVANIVPVPKKNGQVRMYVDYRDLNRASPKDDFPLPHIDVLVDNTAHHSFFSFMDGFSGYNQIRMAPEDMEKTTFITLWGTFCYKVMSFGLKNAGATYQRAMVTLFHDLMHKEIEVYVDDIIAKSTTEEEHIANLHKLFERLRKFKLRLNPAKCTFGVKSGKLLGFIVSQKGIEVDPDKVRAIQEMPAPRTEKEVRGFLGRLNYIARFISQLTATCEPIFKLMRKNQSMEWNDDCQRAFEKIKQYLQNPPVLVPPVPGRPLIIYLTVLEGSMGCVLGQHDESGRKEQAIYYLSKKFTDCEARYSLLERTCCALAWAARRLRQYMLSHTTWLVSKMDPIKYIFEKPALTGRIARWQMLLSEYDILYVTQKSVKGSALADFLAHQPLNDYQSMQCEFPDEDIMALFEEGETSRDGKWVLFFDGASNMLGHGIGAVLISPEKQYIPITARLCFDCTNNIAEYEACAMGLQAALETKIRNLEVYGDSALVIHQLKGEWETRDAKLIPYQSYIRELMEEFDEVNLHHIPREDNQLADALATLSSMFEVSQDGEMPLIKTQNHDKPAYCQVVEGEPDGKPWYYDIKKYIKCKEYPSVATENDKRTLRRLATSFFLNGDVLYKKNLDLVLLRCVDATEAQRIIDEIHEGSFGTHMNGHTMAKKILRAGYYWLTMETDCCNHVKKCYKCQVYADNINASPVSLNVMTTPWPFSMWGIDVIGPIEPKASNGHRFILVAIDYFTKWVEASSYASVTKNVVVRFIKKELICRYGLPSKIITDNGTNLNNKMMKELCDDFKIQHHNSTPYRPKMNGAVEAANKNIKKIVQKMVVTYKDWHDMLPFALHGYRTSVRTSTGATPFSLVYGMEAVLPFEVEIPSLRVIKEAELEEAEWIQARFEQLNLIEGKRLNALCHGQLYQKRMKKAFDKRVRPRELQEGDLVLKKILPIHKDSRGKWTPNYEGPYVVKKAFSGGALILTNMDGDELPHPVNSDSVKKYYA